In Oceanobacillus sp. FSL K6-2867, one DNA window encodes the following:
- a CDS encoding sugar ABC transporter permease, with translation MSSKKKSKIEVAFIYLFILIMFIIIGYPLFWALMMSVNPGSNMLVTELFPSNPTLEHYKWLFTSPNSNYLLWYKNSLYIAVVNSVGSVIITSLIAYAFSRYKFIGRKYGLYMFLLLQMFPALMGMVALYILLNTIGLTDSLYGLMLIYLGGQIPFNAWLVKGYFDTIPKELDEAAKMDGAGHLKIFWTIMLPLAKPILAVVALFNFMAPFMDFLLPRIVLTSPSNFTLALGLYNFINDQFSTNFTRFAAGSILIAVPIALVFLLLQRYLISGLTSGATKG, from the coding sequence ATGTCTAGCAAGAAAAAATCAAAAATTGAGGTAGCGTTCATCTATCTATTTATTCTAATAATGTTTATTATTATTGGCTATCCATTATTCTGGGCACTTATGATGAGTGTGAACCCTGGGTCGAATATGCTTGTAACAGAGTTATTCCCAAGTAATCCAACATTGGAACATTATAAATGGTTATTTACAAGCCCAAATAGTAACTACTTACTTTGGTATAAAAATAGTTTGTATATAGCAGTTGTAAATTCTGTCGGTTCGGTAATTATAACATCGTTAATTGCATATGCATTTTCGCGCTATAAATTTATTGGTCGCAAATATGGATTATATATGTTCTTGCTGCTGCAGATGTTCCCGGCATTGATGGGAATGGTAGCTCTCTACATTCTATTAAATACAATTGGTTTAACAGATTCACTATATGGATTAATGCTGATTTATCTAGGAGGACAGATTCCATTTAATGCTTGGCTGGTAAAAGGGTATTTTGACACTATTCCGAAAGAACTGGATGAAGCAGCAAAGATGGATGGTGCAGGGCACTTGAAAATTTTCTGGACAATTATGCTCCCGCTGGCTAAGCCAATACTGGCAGTTGTCGCATTGTTTAATTTTATGGCACCATTTATGGACTTTCTGCTGCCGCGAATTGTTTTGACAAGTCCAAGTAATTTTACATTGGCACTTGGATTGTACAACTTTATTAATGATCAATTTTCAACAAACTTCACTCGATTTGCGGCTGGTTCCATTTTAATTGCAGTTCCAATTGCGCTTGTATTTTTACTATTGCAGCGTTATTTAATATCAGGCTTGACATCAGGGGCTACAAAAGGCTAA
- the thiS gene encoding sulfur carrier protein ThiS — MKFQLNGKQVELPELVDSVGKLLTHYQLQSRIAVVEVNKEIVMKEEYETKMLFNGDVVEIIHFVGGG, encoded by the coding sequence ATGAAATTTCAGCTGAATGGGAAACAGGTGGAGCTTCCAGAATTAGTGGATTCAGTGGGGAAACTTTTGACACACTATCAGCTGCAATCAAGAATTGCTGTTGTAGAGGTAAATAAGGAAATTGTTATGAAGGAAGAATACGAAACCAAAATGCTTTTCAATGGGGATGTTGTAGAAATTATTCATTTTGTAGGAGGAGGATGA
- a CDS encoding ABC transporter permease subunit translates to MANHRSKKTSRNIATLLSVVIPGLGQVYNRRFLKGILLLIVTISFLITTWDYIDIGIWGLFTLGTVPREHHSIQLLIQGLIALIVLLFGIGIYAYNIMDARKDAIARDNGNPNPTLLKGISSFYNNGFPYFMILPGLLMLLFVVVLPLLFMVGLAFTDYNQYNSPPRNLLNWVGFDNFAALASVNIWKDTFLSVFTWTIVWTVVATTLQIVLGLFLALLVNDKRIKFKRTIRTVLILPWAVPAFVSILIFSALFNPTFGAINRDLLSQFEIMIPWLSDPFWAKVALIMIQTWLGFPFVFALFTGVLQSVPQDMYEAADVDGGTRMQKFRHITWPHLLFATAPLLIMQYAGNFNNFNIIYLFNEGDPAVRGQNAGGTDILISWVYKLTFVTNNYNMAAAITIIMGLVISVFAFFQFRKTASFKEEGRY, encoded by the coding sequence ATGGCAAATCATCGATCAAAAAAAACAAGTAGAAATATAGCTACATTGTTATCGGTTGTTATCCCAGGGTTAGGTCAAGTCTATAATCGCCGCTTTCTAAAAGGGATACTATTATTAATTGTAACAATCTCGTTTTTAATCACAACATGGGACTATATTGATATTGGAATCTGGGGTTTGTTTACATTAGGGACCGTACCACGGGAGCATCACTCCATCCAGTTATTAATCCAAGGGTTGATAGCTTTAATCGTACTTTTATTCGGCATTGGAATTTATGCCTATAACATTATGGATGCAAGAAAAGATGCCATTGCCCGTGATAATGGAAATCCCAATCCCACCCTGTTAAAAGGGATTTCCAGCTTTTATAATAATGGATTTCCATACTTTATGATTTTACCAGGATTATTGATGCTCTTATTTGTTGTTGTTTTACCATTATTATTTATGGTTGGTTTGGCATTTACAGATTATAATCAATACAATTCTCCACCTCGAAATCTACTAAATTGGGTAGGGTTTGATAATTTTGCTGCATTAGCAAGTGTGAATATATGGAAGGACACATTTTTAAGCGTGTTCACTTGGACAATTGTTTGGACTGTTGTTGCTACGACATTACAAATTGTTCTTGGCTTATTTTTAGCGCTGTTAGTTAATGATAAACGGATTAAATTTAAACGTACCATTCGTACGGTGCTCATTTTGCCATGGGCAGTACCTGCATTTGTCTCAATCTTAATTTTTTCTGCTTTATTTAATCCGACATTTGGAGCGATTAACCGGGATCTGTTAAGTCAATTTGAAATCATGATTCCCTGGCTGTCTGACCCATTTTGGGCAAAGGTTGCGTTAATTATGATTCAAACGTGGCTTGGGTTTCCGTTTGTATTTGCCTTGTTCACTGGGGTTTTACAAAGTGTACCACAGGATATGTATGAAGCCGCTGATGTAGATGGGGGAACGAGGATGCAAAAGTTTCGACATATTACATGGCCACATCTATTATTTGCAACAGCACCACTTCTTATCATGCAATATGCGGGCAACTTTAATAATTTCAATATTATTTACTTGTTTAATGAAGGAGATCCAGCAGTTCGTGGACAAAATGCTGGTGGTACGGATATTTTAATTTCATGGGTTTATAAGCTTACATTTGTAACGAACAATTATAATATGGCTGCTGCGATAACGATCATCATGGGGTTAGTTATATCGGTATTTGCCTTTTTCCAATTTAGAAAAACAGCATCCTTTAAAGAGGAGGGACGTTACTAA
- the thiO gene encoding glycine oxidase ThiO: protein MKQHYEAVVIGGGIIGCSIAYYLAKEKVDVALFEKGRIGSMTTSAAAGMLGAHSESNGEDAMFSFARSSQQAYFRLKDELYRLSGIDIGYKEGGILKLVFSDTDKHQLTSLLKQPTAEWLNEEEVKKREPMIAPNILGAAYIKDDVSIMPDKTCESFAKSARALGASIIESNDVYQVEKKDGNYLVRTMQGDVEANYVVFATGVYGNGLFKQIGLDEELIPIKGESLIVHSEQHVLKHTLFHESCYIVPRNNGKLVIGATMTGKDWSDTVSLEGIKFLIEKAKAMLPSAIEWNIDHVQAGLRPGTFDGYPFIGSHPKEERILIACGHYRNGILLAPATGEMIRNFIIGKDINNEWMQTFRVDRRQSIVV, encoded by the coding sequence ATGAAGCAGTTGTAATAGGCGGTGGTATTATTGGGTGTTCAATAGCCTACTATTTAGCAAAAGAAAAGGTCGATGTTGCGTTATTTGAAAAAGGAAGAATTGGTTCGATGACTACAAGCGCTGCGGCTGGTATGCTCGGGGCTCATTCTGAAAGCAATGGCGAGGATGCGATGTTTTCGTTTGCCAGATCGAGTCAACAAGCATACTTTAGGTTGAAGGATGAGCTTTATCGATTAAGCGGCATTGATATTGGGTACAAAGAAGGTGGAATATTAAAGCTTGTATTTTCAGATACAGATAAGCATCAGCTTACTTCGCTTCTGAAGCAGCCAACTGCAGAATGGTTGAATGAGGAAGAAGTAAAGAAAAGGGAGCCAATGATTGCTCCAAATATATTAGGAGCAGCATATATAAAGGATGATGTGAGTATAATGCCGGATAAAACCTGTGAAAGCTTTGCTAAAAGTGCTCGAGCCCTTGGTGCATCCATTATTGAAAGCAATGATGTTTATCAAGTGGAAAAGAAAGATGGCAACTATCTTGTCCGAACAATGCAAGGTGATGTCGAAGCAAATTATGTTGTCTTTGCTACAGGTGTATATGGTAATGGGCTATTTAAGCAAATTGGATTAGATGAAGAGCTTATACCAATTAAAGGTGAAAGTTTAATCGTTCACAGTGAACAGCATGTATTAAAGCACACCCTGTTTCATGAAAGCTGTTATATCGTTCCTAGAAATAATGGAAAGCTCGTTATTGGTGCAACAATGACCGGGAAGGATTGGAGTGATACTGTAAGCCTTGAAGGAATCAAGTTTTTAATTGAAAAGGCAAAAGCCATGCTTCCATCTGCAATCGAATGGAATATCGATCACGTTCAGGCAGGCTTACGACCAGGAACGTTTGATGGTTACCCATTTATCGGAAGTCATCCAAAGGAAGAAAGGATACTTATTGCATGTGGTCATTACCGAAATGGAATTTTACTTGCCCCAGCAACAGGAGAAATGATTCGTAATTTTATTATTGGAAAAGACATAAATAACGAATGGATGCAGACATTTCGTGTAGATCGTCGTCAAAGCATAGTAGTTTAG
- a CDS encoding extracellular solute-binding protein: MKKWLSFCIIFLLAMGILAACGPDDAEPSNTDEGTNTNATAEGEMPEKPEALTLWVNAEEKQEEAVKEITDKYTEETGIAVNMVPVDMLEQVEKLDVEGPAGNGPDIIFQPHDRIGDLVLRGLVDPINLGDKEAEYTQTALDAVQYDGEYWGYPAVIETYAMYYNKSLVDEEIETMEDLMAIAERDTNASNDEFGFLMEAANFYFIYPFFSGNGAYVFANDEGNYDITDIGLANEGSIEGGNLVQSWFDNSYIPQDLTPDIMNGLFQEGKVSAVINGPWMVRDYTEALGDDLAAAPLPILDNGENPKSFVGVKSYMLSYYSENKEWAEDLMAYITNFENSMTYYDVAGEIPARDDAMEAPIIADDPIFSAFAEQTTYGEPMPSVPAMQQVWDPINNALNFISKGEPVDEVLEEAVQTIQDQIAVSGAN, from the coding sequence ATGAAAAAGTGGTTGAGCTTTTGTATTATATTTTTACTTGCTATGGGGATTTTAGCAGCTTGTGGTCCAGATGATGCGGAACCATCAAATACAGATGAGGGTACGAATACCAATGCGACTGCTGAAGGTGAAATGCCGGAAAAACCGGAAGCGCTTACGCTGTGGGTGAATGCAGAGGAAAAACAAGAGGAAGCTGTAAAAGAAATAACAGATAAATATACAGAGGAGACAGGCATTGCAGTTAATATGGTTCCTGTCGATATGCTCGAACAAGTAGAAAAACTGGATGTGGAAGGCCCTGCTGGGAACGGACCAGATATTATTTTTCAACCACATGACAGGATTGGAGATCTCGTTTTAAGAGGATTAGTTGACCCAATAAATCTGGGTGATAAGGAAGCGGAGTATACACAAACAGCATTGGATGCTGTTCAATATGATGGAGAATATTGGGGATATCCGGCAGTAATTGAGACGTATGCAATGTATTATAATAAATCATTGGTTGATGAAGAAATTGAAACGATGGAAGATCTGATGGCAATAGCTGAGCGCGACACAAACGCAAGTAATGATGAATTTGGTTTCTTAATGGAAGCAGCAAACTTCTATTTTATATATCCATTCTTCTCTGGTAATGGTGCATATGTATTTGCAAACGATGAGGGGAATTATGATATCACTGATATCGGACTAGCTAATGAAGGATCAATAGAAGGCGGTAACTTAGTGCAATCTTGGTTTGATAATAGCTATATTCCACAAGATTTAACACCTGATATTATGAATGGACTATTCCAAGAAGGAAAAGTATCCGCTGTTATTAATGGACCATGGATGGTTCGTGACTATACAGAGGCTTTAGGTGATGACTTAGCAGCAGCGCCGCTACCAATACTGGATAATGGAGAGAATCCGAAGTCATTTGTTGGTGTGAAATCTTATATGCTATCCTACTACTCGGAGAACAAAGAGTGGGCTGAGGATTTGATGGCGTATATTACAAACTTTGAAAACTCTATGACGTATTATGATGTTGCTGGGGAAATCCCTGCTCGTGACGACGCGATGGAAGCCCCGATTATTGCAGACGATCCAATTTTCTCCGCATTTGCTGAGCAAACAACATATGGAGAACCGATGCCAAGTGTGCCAGCAATGCAACAAGTATGGGATCCAATTAACAATGCGCTTAATTTTATTTCTAAAGGTGAGCCTGTTGATGAAGTGTTAGAAGAAGCGGTACAAACGATTCAGGATCAAATTGCAGTTTCTGGAGCCAACTAA
- a CDS encoding ThiF family adenylyltransferase: MKTRYSRQELFLGKESQKKVEAGSVIIIGAGALGSSSAEMLVRAGVGKLTIVDRDYVEWSNLQRQQLYGEADVRNKLPKAFAAKKRLEQINSGIEINSLIEDVHGLNIEEMIKNHDIILDATDNFETRLIVNDAAVKHGIPFIMGACVSSYGSTFPVIPNVTPCLHCLLNHLPVDGMTCETVGVISPIVQMVTATQVTYALKILTGAQISPMLRSLDIWKDEKAEIDVTRLKNSHCPTCGEQPTYPYLKFENQMKSDVLCGRDAVQIRPPAARVFELKVFMDRLKGNATNLIINPFLLSCSFGEFRIVFFRDGRAIVHGTHDKRIARSVYSRLLQYYSE, from the coding sequence GTGAAAACCCGCTACTCCCGCCAAGAATTATTTTTAGGAAAGGAATCACAAAAGAAAGTAGAAGCTGGAAGTGTTATTATCATCGGAGCAGGTGCATTGGGCTCCAGCAGTGCAGAAATGCTTGTACGAGCAGGTGTTGGTAAACTTACAATTGTTGATAGGGATTATGTTGAATGGAGTAATTTACAACGACAGCAATTATATGGAGAAGCGGATGTCCGGAATAAGCTGCCTAAAGCATTCGCGGCCAAGAAGAGACTTGAGCAAATCAATAGTGGGATAGAGATTAATAGCCTTATTGAGGATGTCCATGGTTTAAATATTGAAGAAATGATAAAGAATCATGATATTATTCTCGATGCTACGGATAATTTTGAAACACGGTTAATCGTAAATGATGCAGCCGTTAAACATGGTATTCCATTTATCATGGGGGCATGTGTTTCAAGTTACGGTTCCACTTTTCCGGTTATTCCAAATGTGACACCTTGTTTGCATTGTTTGCTAAATCATTTACCGGTGGATGGCATGACGTGTGAGACGGTAGGCGTAATCAGTCCAATTGTTCAAATGGTTACTGCAACACAAGTAACCTATGCTTTAAAGATTTTAACTGGAGCCCAGATATCGCCAATGCTCAGGTCGCTTGATATTTGGAAGGATGAAAAGGCAGAAATAGATGTGACACGTCTTAAAAATAGCCATTGTCCAACATGTGGGGAGCAACCAACATACCCTTACTTGAAATTTGAGAATCAAATGAAATCTGATGTGTTATGTGGAAGAGATGCGGTCCAAATTCGACCTCCTGCTGCAAGAGTGTTTGAATTAAAAGTCTTCATGGATAGGTTAAAAGGAAATGCCACAAACCTGATAATCAATCCTTTCTTACTTTCCTGTAGTTTTGGGGAATTTCGGATTGTTTTCTTTCGGGACGGGCGTGCAATTGTACATGGAACACATGATAAAAGAATAGCCCGTTCCGTTTATTCTCGCCTTTTGCAGTATTATTCAGAGTAA
- a CDS encoding alpha-glucosidase: MKKIWWKEATAYQVYPRSFMDSNGDGIGDIQGVISKLDYLRELGIDVIWISPIYQSPNDDNGYDISDYQAIMGEFGTMADFDQLLDAAHHRGMKLIMDLVINHTSDEHPWFIESRASKDNPYRDYYIWHPGKKGQEPNNWESIFGGSAWEYNEETKDYYLHVFSKKQPDLNWENPIVRNELYTMVNWWLDKGIDGFRVDAISHIKKIAGFPDLPNPEKKKYVPSYKGHMNRQGIQVFLAELKEKTFANYDIMTVGEANGVALDEAEEWVGEEKGKFDMIFQFEHLDLWGKHTSTGLDIHALKKTLTKWQKGLEGTGWNALFLENHDQPRSLSTWGNSEEYRVVSAKSLATMFFLMQGTPFIYQGQEIGMTNVQFSSIDDYDDVGMRNYYYEELSKGTPVEKIMEVIWKTGRDNSRTPMQWTNEKHAGFTDGTPWMKVNPNYTEINVKRDMQNPNSIYHYYKKLIKLRKENSVFIYGNYDLILDKHDYVYAYTRTLNDEAVIIMTNLFAKQVEIELPAELKSKKKKLLLCNYNESKANVMRPYEARVYRLG; encoded by the coding sequence ATGAAAAAAATATGGTGGAAAGAAGCAACCGCTTATCAAGTATACCCGCGAAGCTTTATGGACTCAAACGGAGATGGTATTGGAGATATCCAAGGAGTTATTTCAAAGCTTGATTACCTGAGGGAACTTGGCATTGATGTGATTTGGATAAGTCCAATTTATCAATCTCCAAATGATGATAATGGCTATGATATTAGTGATTATCAAGCAATCATGGGTGAATTCGGTACGATGGCAGACTTTGACCAACTACTTGATGCTGCCCATCATCGTGGAATGAAACTAATTATGGATTTGGTTATAAACCATACATCTGATGAGCATCCATGGTTTATTGAGTCACGTGCATCGAAAGATAATCCGTATCGAGATTATTATATTTGGCATCCAGGTAAAAAAGGGCAGGAGCCAAATAACTGGGAGTCAATCTTTGGTGGATCGGCATGGGAATACAATGAAGAAACAAAGGATTATTATCTGCATGTGTTCTCCAAAAAACAGCCAGATTTAAATTGGGAGAATCCAATTGTTCGAAATGAGCTGTATACAATGGTAAATTGGTGGCTTGATAAAGGTATTGATGGGTTTCGAGTGGATGCGATTTCCCATATTAAAAAGATTGCAGGATTCCCAGATTTGCCAAACCCAGAAAAAAAGAAATACGTTCCTTCCTATAAGGGTCATATGAATCGTCAAGGTATTCAAGTGTTTTTAGCGGAATTAAAAGAGAAAACCTTTGCTAATTATGACATTATGACTGTTGGGGAAGCCAATGGCGTAGCTTTGGATGAAGCAGAAGAGTGGGTCGGTGAAGAGAAAGGGAAATTCGATATGATTTTCCAATTTGAGCATTTAGACCTTTGGGGGAAGCATACCAGTACAGGTTTGGATATACATGCTTTAAAGAAGACATTGACCAAATGGCAAAAAGGTTTAGAAGGAACTGGCTGGAATGCGTTATTTTTAGAAAACCATGACCAGCCCCGCTCCCTTTCAACATGGGGTAATAGTGAGGAATATCGTGTGGTATCAGCTAAAAGCTTAGCTACAATGTTTTTTCTTATGCAAGGAACGCCCTTTATTTATCAGGGACAGGAAATTGGGATGACGAATGTTCAGTTTTCATCCATTGATGATTATGATGACGTTGGAATGAGAAATTATTATTACGAAGAGTTAAGTAAAGGAACGCCAGTCGAAAAAATCATGGAGGTGATTTGGAAAACTGGTCGTGATAATTCAAGGACACCCATGCAATGGACGAATGAAAAGCATGCCGGTTTTACGGATGGGACACCATGGATGAAAGTGAATCCGAACTATACGGAAATAAATGTAAAAAGAGATATGCAAAATCCGAATTCAATCTATCATTATTATAAAAAACTAATTAAGTTGAGAAAAGAGAATAGCGTTTTTATTTATGGCAACTACGATTTAATTTTAGATAAGCATGACTATGTATATGCATATACGAGAACATTGAATGATGAGGCTGTTATCATTATGACCAACTTGTTTGCGAAACAGGTGGAGATAGAGCTTCCTGCAGAGTTGAAGTCTAAGAAGAAAAAATTATTGCTGTGTAATTATAATGAGTCAAAAGCAAATGTAATGAGACCATATGAGGCTAGAGTTTATCGATTGGGCTAG
- a CDS encoding LacI family DNA-binding transcriptional regulator, with protein MVTIKDVAKATGVAPSTVSRVIADNPRISAETKKKVRKAMKNLGYHPNINARNLVAKSTKAIGVIMPSSADKALQNPFFPEILRGIGSVTHRMQYSMTLSSGQTEEEIFEEVQRLVHGSYVDGLILLYSRLEDRVTSFLKEMKFPFVVVGKPYENMNEITHVDNDNFVAGKEITQHLIENGHKKIAFIGGSRELFVTIDREEGYEAALQEAGLEVSDHYKIHTEFLKSGGREAVETLLSLDVPPTGIVVTDDLMSLGVLSLLEESGVRVPQDISLVSFNNVYLSEIIRPALTTVDIQIHELGVQSAKALIEKTVNKSEPVKRISIQHQIVYRDSVSKK; from the coding sequence ATGGTAACGATCAAAGATGTAGCAAAGGCAACTGGTGTAGCACCCTCTACTGTCTCAAGAGTAATTGCTGATAATCCGAGGATAAGTGCAGAAACAAAGAAAAAGGTTCGTAAAGCGATGAAAAATTTAGGATATCATCCGAATATAAATGCGCGGAACTTAGTGGCGAAATCGACAAAAGCAATTGGGGTAATCATGCCATCCTCTGCCGACAAAGCATTGCAAAATCCGTTTTTCCCCGAAATTTTACGGGGGATTGGTTCTGTTACCCATCGTATGCAATACTCCATGACACTTTCCAGTGGACAAACAGAAGAAGAAATTTTTGAGGAAGTACAACGATTGGTACACGGCAGCTATGTAGACGGTTTGATTTTACTTTATTCCCGATTAGAAGATCGTGTAACAAGCTTCCTAAAAGAAATGAAATTTCCATTTGTCGTTGTGGGAAAGCCATATGAGAATATGAATGAAATTACCCATGTAGATAATGATAATTTTGTTGCTGGAAAGGAAATAACACAGCATTTAATTGAAAACGGTCATAAGAAAATTGCATTTATTGGAGGTTCAAGGGAATTATTCGTTACCATCGATCGAGAAGAAGGTTATGAAGCGGCATTGCAGGAGGCGGGTTTAGAAGTTAGTGATCATTATAAAATCCATACTGAATTTCTCAAATCAGGGGGACGAGAAGCCGTAGAGACTTTACTATCACTTGATGTACCACCAACAGGGATTGTTGTAACAGATGATTTAATGAGTCTTGGTGTACTTAGTTTATTAGAGGAATCAGGGGTCCGTGTGCCTCAGGATATTTCACTAGTTAGTTTTAATAATGTTTACTTATCTGAAATTATTCGCCCTGCGCTTACAACTGTTGATATACAAATACATGAGCTCGGGGTCCAATCGGCAAAGGCATTAATTGAAAAAACCGTTAACAAGTCAGAACCAGTGAAACGAATCAGTATTCAGCATCAGATTGTTTATCGCGATTCAGTAAGTAAAAAATGA
- a CDS encoding agmatinase family protein, whose translation METDKIYGNTPCYLGGKKVNLKDNSFKDRDVLIYGVPWEGAVTWGDYTGCELGPKAIRLNSARYSGYLPELNHIDVFSHYKIGDLGDVDVVPADTAETMDRIESFAKQVWKSGKFPVAFGGDHGITYPIVKALGEEADGKVGIIHLDAHYDNYPDYYGDLYARSTPFHRIYESDSVRNESIVHMGIHGPRNQPETGKYAKEVGATTISVREIRQAGNHLSDLAKQAYAIASKETDAVYLSICSDVLDFAFNPGGPVDGNGLTSYELLELVHEFARLGIRGMDYVEVYPQQDPNDNSSHFVTYAVLYALAGKILGEKNKK comes from the coding sequence GTGGAAACCGATAAGATCTATGGGAATACTCCTTGTTATTTAGGGGGAAAAAAAGTCAATTTAAAGGATAATAGTTTTAAAGACAGAGATGTTCTTATTTATGGAGTGCCATGGGAAGGTGCTGTAACTTGGGGAGATTATACAGGATGTGAGCTTGGACCAAAGGCAATACGATTAAATTCAGCCCGCTATTCTGGCTACTTACCTGAATTGAATCATATTGATGTATTCAGTCATTATAAAATTGGTGATTTAGGCGATGTAGATGTTGTGCCTGCAGACACAGCAGAAACGATGGACAGAATTGAAAGCTTTGCGAAACAGGTATGGAAATCTGGGAAATTTCCAGTTGCATTTGGTGGGGATCATGGAATTACGTATCCGATTGTAAAAGCACTTGGTGAAGAAGCAGATGGTAAGGTTGGCATCATCCATTTGGATGCGCATTATGATAATTATCCGGATTATTATGGAGATTTATATGCTCGCAGCACACCATTTCATCGTATTTACGAGAGTGACAGTGTACGAAACGAAAGTATTGTTCATATGGGCATCCATGGTCCGCGAAATCAGCCTGAGACAGGGAAATATGCTAAAGAAGTCGGTGCAACAACAATTTCTGTCAGAGAAATTCGGCAGGCAGGAAATCATTTATCCGATCTAGCAAAACAAGCATATGCGATTGCAAGTAAAGAAACGGATGCAGTTTATTTAAGTATTTGCAGTGATGTACTTGACTTTGCCTTTAACCCTGGTGGTCCAGTTGATGGAAATGGCCTTACCTCCTATGAACTGCTGGAGCTCGTTCATGAATTTGCAAGACTTGGAATTAGAGGGATGGATTACGTAGAGGTCTATCCCCAGCAAGATCCAAACGATAATTCCTCCCACTTTGTAACATATGCTGTTCTTTATGCATTGGCAGGGAAAATTTTAGGTGAAAAGAATAAAAAGTAA
- a CDS encoding thiazole synthase, which yields MIMLTIANRTFQSRLLLGTGKYPSFEVQKEAVAVSETEILTFAVRRMNIFEASQPNFLEQLDLTKYTLLPNTAGASTAEEAVRIAKLAKASGLCDMIKVEIIGDQRTLLPDPVETLKASEMLLEEGFIVLPYTSDDVVLAKRLEDLGVHAVMPGASPIGSGKGIINPLNLAFIIEQSNVPVIVDAGIGSPKDVAYAMELGADGVLLNTAVSGAKNPIKMAKAVKYALEAGRLGYEAGRIEEKDYAVASSPTTGMVGT from the coding sequence ATGATTATGTTAACCATTGCTAATCGTACATTCCAATCTCGTCTATTATTAGGCACAGGGAAGTACCCATCATTTGAGGTTCAAAAAGAAGCAGTAGCAGTATCGGAAACAGAAATTTTAACGTTTGCTGTTAGAAGAATGAATATTTTTGAAGCAAGTCAGCCTAATTTCCTGGAACAATTGGACTTAACTAAGTATACATTACTTCCGAACACAGCTGGAGCAAGTACGGCCGAGGAGGCTGTCCGTATAGCGAAACTAGCAAAAGCCTCTGGTTTATGTGACATGATTAAGGTAGAGATAATTGGGGATCAGCGCACGCTTTTGCCAGATCCAGTAGAAACCTTAAAAGCATCCGAAATGCTCCTTGAGGAAGGCTTTATCGTTCTGCCATATACGTCAGATGATGTTGTCTTGGCGAAGCGTCTGGAGGATTTGGGAGTGCATGCTGTTATGCCAGGTGCAAGTCCCATTGGTTCGGGAAAGGGAATCATTAATCCTTTAAATCTAGCATTTATTATTGAACAATCCAATGTACCCGTAATTGTTGATGCGGGAATTGGTTCTCCTAAGGATGTAGCATATGCAATGGAGCTTGGAGCAGATGGAGTGCTTTTAAATACTGCGGTTTCTGGAGCAAAAAATCCAATCAAGATGGCGAAAGCTGTAAAATATGCGTTGGAAGCTGGCAGGCTGGGTTATGAAGCGGGAAGAATAGAAGAAAAAGACTATGCAGTGGCAAGCAGTCCGACAACAGGGATGGTAGGAACGTGA
- a CDS encoding flavodoxin domain-containing protein has product MRKILVLCSSCTGNTEMMAKAIVYYIQKQKHHVVYKSFEFDVIEVEELLDYDLVLIGTHSADDGQIPYEAEDFYDELSEVDLEGRLMGVFGSGESFYDVFCESIEIMGDQLEHLGAKLVPERLKVELEPDNEDIIRCEVFAEKACAMIHKVL; this is encoded by the coding sequence GTGAGAAAAATTCTTGTGCTTTGTTCTAGTTGTACCGGTAATACAGAAATGATGGCAAAAGCTATTGTTTATTATATACAGAAACAAAAGCATCACGTTGTATACAAATCATTTGAATTTGATGTGATTGAAGTGGAGGAACTGCTTGATTATGATTTGGTTCTGATTGGAACTCATTCTGCAGATGACGGTCAGATTCCATATGAAGCAGAGGATTTCTATGATGAATTGAGTGAAGTAGATTTGGAAGGTCGTTTAATGGGTGTATTTGGTTCGGGAGAATCTTTTTATGATGTCTTTTGTGAATCGATTGAAATAATGGGAGATCAGCTGGAACATCTAGGAGCAAAGCTTGTTCCTGAACGATTGAAAGTTGAGCTGGAGCCAGACAATGAGGATATAATTCGCTGTGAAGTATTTGCTGAAAAAGCATGTGCTATGATTCATAAGGTACTGTAA